A DNA window from Amphiprion ocellaris isolate individual 3 ecotype Okinawa chromosome 8, ASM2253959v1, whole genome shotgun sequence contains the following coding sequences:
- the LOC111571388 gene encoding taste receptor type 1 member 1 has product MFVFLSVSWLLLLLLPQAADGELDHSSQGQGMQLQGDFSLAGFFPLHYTDQQSTGLPALAPCREGVANQHGFHMMQAMRFAVEEINNGSGEQPLLPGVKLGYQLYDVCSEPYSVLAALDLVKQHHQNPALSASHGEINSSKTQTTLAVIGPDSSSRTFAPAALLGAYFIPQISYEASNEQLSNKFTYPSFFRTIPSDKNQVAAIIQVLVRFNWTWIALLGSDNAYGLQGMEGLAKHAPNYGICIAYQGTIPAYRADTVQVMRNVADQVLKAQVGVIVVFSSRTKLKKFLPFIIERNITNKVWIGTEDWSASSLISGIPGVHTIGTVIGVAVKYVAFSGFEEFERRVLEASMQQHNQEDSDGPVDEGNICLQSSDLYSLARMNFSLEEYDITSSFNVYKAVYAVAHALHRTLGCDSGGCSKTHVHPWELLHQLKQVRFSLENSSVYFDVNGNPPTGYDIITWIWRGTDWSMRIIGSFTPDPVSLMVDADQIEWFNRGELREVPLSICSPPCPKGHRKLLTGQHTCCFDCLACPAATFLNKSEPTLCQACLPEQWAPPRSEECLNRTVFLLAWDAPISIALLFFLASCLLMTSSSAVIFLLNLNTPVAKSAGGRTCLLMLAALTAAALSSLCHFGEPSPLACILKQPLFILSVSVVLACVTVRSLQVVCIFKFASKLPPAYDRWAKKHGPEVTIFLVSFIILVISVLRVALNPPRPSQDLNFYPDSMVLECSHTLSAGAGVELGFVSLLSVLCFSFSYMGKDLPANYNEAKCVTFSLMVYMMSWMSCFTLYLISRDQFTMAAYVFATLFSVLAFFAGYFLPKIYIIVLKPQMNTTAHFQNCIQMYTMTKQ; this is encoded by the exons ATGTTTGTGTTCCTGTCGGTGTCctggttgctgctgctgctgctgccgcagGCGGCTGATGGGGAACTGGATCACAGCTCTCAGGGTCAGGGGATGCAGCTACAGGGCGACTTCTCCCTCGCTGGGTTCTTCCCTCTCCACTACACTGATCAACAGAGTACCGGTCTGCCTGCTCTGGCTCCATGCAGAGA AGGTGTAGCCAACCAGCATGGGTTTCACATGATGCAGGCCATGAGGTTTGCTGTGGAGGAAATCAACAATGGCAGCGGAGAGCAGCCTCTTTTACCGGGAGTGAAGCTCGGCTACCAGCTGTACGACGTCTGCTCTGAGCCCTACAGCGTCCTGGCTGCTCTGGACCTGGTGAAGCAGCATCACCAGAACCCTGCTCTGTCTGCTTCACATGGAGAAATAAACTCCAGCAAAACTCAAACAACGCTGGCTGTGATTGgacctgacagcagcagcagaacgttCGCCCCTGCTGCTTTACTGGGGGCCTATTTCATACCACAA ATCTCTTACGAAGCATCAAACGAACAGCTGAGCAACAAGTTCACCTATCCGTCCTTCTTCCGGACAATCCCCAGCGACAAGAACCAGGTAGCAGCCATCATCCAGGTCCTAGTTCGCTTCAACTGGACATGGATCGCCCTGCTGGGCAGCGACAACGCCTACGGGCTGCAGGGGATGGAGGGTCTGGCCAAACACGCTCCGAACTACGGCATCTGCATCGCCTACCAGGGAACCATCCCCGCCTACAGAGCTGACACCGTCCAGGTCATGAGGAACGTCGCGGATCAAGTCCTGAAAGCCCAAGTCGGCGTCATCGTGGTGTTCTCCAGCAGGACCAAACTCAAAAAGTTCCTCCCGTTCATCATCGAGCGGAACATCACCAACAAGGTGTGGATCGGGACAGAGGACTGGTCAGCATCTTCCCTCATATCAGGGATTCCTGGGGTCCACACCATCGGGACTGTGATCGGCGTGGCGGTTAAATATGTGGCCTTTTCTGGTTTTGAGGAGTTCGAGCGACGGGTGCTTGAAGCTTCGATGCAACAACACAACCAGGAAGACTCTGACGGTCCCGTGGATGAAGGTAACATCTGTCTGCAAAGCTCAGACCTGTACAGCCTCGCCAGGATGAACTTCTCTCTGGAGGAATACGACATCACCTCCTCCTTCAACGTGTACAAAGCGGTGTACGCCGTGGCTCACGCCCTGCACCGAACACTCGGCTGTGATTCTGGAGGATGCAGCAAGACACATGTGCATCCATGGGAG CTGCTCCACCAGCTGAAGCAGGTTCGGTTCTCTCTGGAGAACAGTTCTGTGTACTTTGACGTGAACGGCAACCCTCCCACCGGATACGACATCATCACCTGGATCTGGAGGGGGACGGACTGGTCCATGAGGATCATCGGCTCCTTCACCCCCGATCCCGTTTCACTCATGGTGGACGCTGATCAGATCGAATGGTTCAACAGAGGAGAATTGAGAGAA GTACCTCTGTCCATCTGCTCTCCTCCCTGCCCCAAAGGCCACAGGAAGCTGCTGACGGGTCAACACACCTGCTGCTTCGACTGCCTGGCCTGTCCTGCTGCCACCTTCCTCAATAAAAGCG AACCCACACTGTGCCAGGCCTGTCTGCCGGAGCAGTGGGCCCCACCGAGGAGCGAGGAGTGTCTGAACAGGACCGTCTTCCTGCTGGCCTGGGACGCCCCCATCTCCATCGCCCTGCTCTTCTTCCTGGCCTCCTGCCTCCTCATGACCTCCAGCTCTGCCGTCATCTTCCTGCTcaacctgaacacacctgtggCCAAATCCGCCGGCGGCCGCACCTGCCTCCTGATGCTGGCAGCGCTGACCGCCGCCGCCCTCAGCTCTCTGTGCCACTTTGGCGAGCCGTCCCCTCTGGCCTGCATCCTGAAGCAGCCTCTGTTCATCCTCAGCGTCTCCGTGGTCCTGGCCTGCGTCACCGTGCGCTCCCTTCAGGTCGTCTGCATTTTCAAATTCGCCTCCAAGCTGCCGCCGGCCTACGACAGGTGGGCCAAGAAGCACGGGCCGGAGGTCACCATTTTCCTGGTGTCCTTCATCATCCTGGTCATCTCTGTGCTCCGCGTGGCCCTGAACCCTCCCAGACCCTCCCAGGATCTGAACTTCTACCCAGACAGCATGGTGTTGGAGTGCAGCCACACGCTGTCGGCCGGAGCAGGAGTGGAGCTGGGCTTCGTGTCGCTGCTCAGCGTCCTCTGCTTCTCCTTCAGCTACATGGGCAAAGACCTGCCGGCCAACTACAACGAGGCCAAGTGTGTGACCTTCAGCCTCATGGTGTACATGATGTCCTGGATGAGCTGCTTCACGCTCTACCTCATCAGCAGAGACCAGTTCACCATGGCGGCCTACGTGTTCGCGACCCTCTTCAGCGTCCTGGCCTTCTTCGCCGGATACTTCCTCCCCAAGATTTACATCATCGTCCTGAAGCCGCAGATGAACACGACGGCACATTTCCAGAACTGTATTCAGATGTACACCATGACCAAACAGTAG